In a genomic window of Bradyrhizobium ontarionense:
- the fumC gene encoding class II fumarate hydratase: protein MTQSTEPPHVASMRTETDSFGPIEVAADRYWGAQTERSRQNFRIGHDRMPIGIVRALALVKMAAAETNRELGLLEPRVADAITRAAQEVIDGHLDDHFPLVVWQTGSGTQTNMNLNEVIANRASELLGGERGTKKPVHPNDHVNMSQSSNDSFPTAMHIAAARAIHDHLIPGLAELLAALHAKQDAFAGIVKIGRTHTQDATPLTLGQEFSGYAAQVESAIARIKTAARDLLPLAQGGTAVGTGLNASPKFAKLFARKVADITGLPFTSATNKFEALASNDAYVYAHGAINAAATALFKIANDIRLLGSGPRSGLGELILPENEPGSSIMPGKVNPTQCEALTMVCCQVFGNHTAITMGGSQGHFELNVYKPLLAHCMMQSIQLLGDAARSFSEHCVTGIRADEKRIRELMERSLMLVTALAPKIGYDNAAKVAKSAHQRGTTLKEEALRLGFVSEDEFDRLVQPEKMTRPGRP from the coding sequence ATGACACAATCAACTGAACCGCCACACGTCGCATCGATGCGCACCGAGACCGACAGCTTCGGCCCGATCGAGGTCGCGGCCGATCGCTATTGGGGAGCGCAAACCGAACGGAGCCGGCAGAACTTCCGCATCGGCCACGACCGCATGCCGATCGGGATCGTGCGCGCGCTGGCGCTGGTCAAGATGGCCGCCGCAGAGACCAACCGCGAGCTCGGGCTGCTCGAACCGCGCGTGGCCGACGCCATCACCCGCGCCGCGCAAGAGGTGATCGACGGCCATCTCGACGATCACTTCCCGCTCGTCGTCTGGCAGACGGGCTCCGGCACCCAGACCAACATGAACCTCAACGAGGTGATCGCCAATCGCGCCAGCGAGCTGTTGGGCGGCGAGCGCGGGACCAAGAAGCCCGTGCACCCCAACGATCATGTCAACATGAGCCAGTCGTCGAACGATTCCTTCCCGACCGCAATGCACATCGCGGCTGCGCGGGCGATCCACGATCATCTGATCCCGGGATTGGCGGAGCTGCTCGCGGCGCTGCACGCCAAGCAGGATGCCTTCGCAGGCATCGTCAAGATCGGCCGCACCCATACCCAGGACGCCACGCCGCTCACGCTTGGCCAGGAGTTTTCCGGCTACGCGGCGCAGGTCGAGAGCGCAATTGCCAGGATCAAGACGGCGGCGCGTGATCTGCTGCCGCTGGCCCAGGGCGGCACCGCAGTGGGCACCGGCCTGAACGCATCTCCCAAATTCGCCAAACTGTTCGCCAGGAAGGTGGCCGACATCACCGGCCTTCCGTTCACCAGCGCTACCAACAAATTCGAGGCGCTCGCCTCCAACGACGCCTACGTCTACGCGCATGGCGCGATCAATGCAGCCGCCACCGCCTTGTTCAAGATCGCGAACGACATCCGCCTGCTCGGATCAGGACCACGCTCCGGGTTGGGCGAACTGATTCTGCCCGAGAACGAGCCGGGCTCCTCCATCATGCCGGGAAAGGTGAACCCGACGCAGTGCGAAGCGCTGACGATGGTGTGCTGCCAGGTGTTCGGCAATCACACGGCGATCACGATGGGCGGCAGCCAGGGCCATTTCGAACTAAACGTCTACAAGCCATTGCTCGCACATTGCATGATGCAGTCCATACAATTACTAGGCGATGCCGCGCGTTCATTCAGCGAACACTGCGTGACTGGAATTCGCGCCGATGAGAAGCGGATTCGTGAGCTGATGGAGCGTTCGTTGATGCTGGTCACGGCGCTTGCGCCGAAGATCGGCTACGACAACGCCGCCAAGGTCGCGAAATCAGCGCACCAGCGCGGCACGACGCTGAAAGAGGAAGCTTTGAGGCTCGGTTTCGTGTCTGAAGACGAATTCGACCGCCTCGTTCAGCCCGAGAAGATGACAAGGCCCGGCAGACCGTGA
- a CDS encoding SspB family protein: protein MATDHIRYDVLARDALRGVLRRVLTDAAAHGLPGEHHFFITFVSKAEGVKLSPRLLAQYPDEMTVILQHQFWDLVVSEDRFEVGLSFGGIPERLIVPFHAIKSFFDPSVQFGLQFEPSEAIAETPPSPSLSASPALSAVPAPLPAPAAGASEDKPTPAAPGEGAEVVRLDRFRKK, encoded by the coding sequence ATGGCGACCGATCATATTCGATACGATGTGCTGGCGCGCGACGCGCTGCGCGGGGTGCTGCGCCGCGTGCTGACCGACGCCGCCGCGCATGGGCTCCCCGGCGAGCATCATTTCTTCATTACCTTCGTGTCCAAGGCCGAGGGTGTGAAGCTGTCGCCGCGACTTCTGGCGCAATATCCGGATGAGATGACGGTCATTCTGCAGCACCAGTTCTGGGATCTGGTGGTCAGCGAGGATCGTTTCGAGGTCGGGCTGTCGTTTGGGGGCATCCCCGAGCGGCTGATCGTTCCGTTCCACGCGATCAAGAGCTTCTTCGATCCGTCCGTCCAATTCGGCCTTCAGTTCGAGCCGTCGGAGGCAATCGCCGAAACGCCGCCTTCGCCCAGTCTGTCAGCGTCGCCTGCCCTATCCGCCGTGCCGGCGCCCCTACCCGCACCAGCAGCCGGAGCAAGCGAAGACAAGCCCACGCCGGCTGCGCCTGGCGAAGGCGCCGAAGTCGTCCGGCTCGACCGCTTCCGCAAGAAGTAG